From Heteronotia binoei isolate CCM8104 ecotype False Entrance Well chromosome 12, APGP_CSIRO_Hbin_v1, whole genome shotgun sequence, the proteins below share one genomic window:
- the FGFR1 gene encoding fibroblast growth factor receptor 1 isoform X2: MFTWKSLVLWAVLVTATLSIARPAQTLPEQVLPKASNEVESYSVHPGELLQLRCRLRDDVQSINWVRDGVQLSENNRTRITGEEVEVRDAVPEDSGLYACMTNSPSGSETTYFLVNVSDALPSAEDDEDDDDSSSEEKEADSSRLNQAIAPYWTYPEKMEKKLHAVPAAKTVKFKCPSSGTPTPTLRWLKNGKEFKPDHRIGGYKVRHATWSIIMDSVVPSDKGNYTCIVENKYGTINHTYQLDVVERSPHRPILQAGLPANKTVSLGSNVEFVCKVYSDPQPHIQWLKHIEINGSRIGPSSLPYVQVLKHSGINSSDAEVLTLYNVTEAESGEYVCKVSNYIGEANQSAWLTVTRPMAADIDDKPAMMTSPLYLEIIIYCTGGFLICCMIVTVILYKMKSTTKKTDFNSQLAVHKLAKSIPLRRQVSADSSSSMNSGVMLVRPSRLSSSGTPMLAGVSEYELPEDPRWELPRDRLILGKPLGEGCFGQVVLAEAIGLDKDKPNRVTKVAVKMLKSDATEKDLSDLISEMEMMKMIGKHKNIINLLGACTQDGPLYVIVEYASKGNLREYLQARRPPGMEYCYNPTHVPEEQLSFKDLVSCAYQVARGMEYLASKKCIHRDLAARNVLVTEDSVMKIADFGLARDIHHIDYYKKTTNGRLPVKWMAPEALFDRIYTHQSDVWSFGVLLWEIFTLGGSPYPGVPVEELFKLLKEGHRMDKPSNCTNELYMMMRDCWHAVPSQRPTFKQLVEDLDRIVAMTSNQEYLDLSMPLDQYSPSFPDTRSSTCSSGEDSVFSHDPLPDEPCLPKHPPQLANGGLKRR; this comes from the exons TTCTACCCAAAGCAAGCAATGAAGTGGAGTCTTATTCAGTTCACCCTGGCGAGCTCCTCCAGTTGCGCTGTCGGCTACGTGATGATGTTCAGAGTATCAACTGGGTACGAGATGGGGTCCAGCTGTCAGAAAACAATCGGACACGCATCACGGGGGAGGAGGTAGAGGTCAGGGACGCCGTGCCTGAGGACTCAGGGCTGTATGCCTGCATGACCAACAGTCCCTCGGGAAGCGAAACCACCTACTTCCTCGTGAATGTCTCAG ATGCTCTTCCTTCtgctgaagatgatgaagatgatgatgattcctCCTcagaggaaaaggaagcagatagcTCCAGACTAAACC AAGCCATAGCTCCCTACTGGACATACCCTGAAAAGATGGAGAAGAAGCTTCATGCTGTTCCCGCTGCTAAGACCGTGAAATTTAAGTGTCCGTCCAGTGGGACTCCTACCCCTACACTGCGCTGGCTGAAGAACGGCAAGGAGTTCAAGCCTGATCATCGGATTGGTGGATACAAG GTTCGTCATGCAACCTGGAGTATCATCATGGACTCAGTGGTGCCATCAGATAAAGGAAACTACACCTGCATTGTGGAGAACAAATATGGGACCATTAACCACACCTATCAGCTTGATGTAGTTG AGAGGTCACCACACCGCCCTATCCTACAAGCAGGGCTCCCAGCTAACAAGACTGTCTCCCTGGGTAGCAATGTGGAATTTGTTTGCAAAGTTTACAGTGACCCTCAGCCTCACATCCAGTGGTTGAAgcacattgaaatcaatggaagtCGAATTGGGCCAAGTAGTTTGCCTTATGTGCAGGTTTTGAAG CATTCGGGAATTAATAGCTCCGATGCGGAGGTGCTGACCCTGTATAATGTGACAGAGGCTGAAAGCGGGGAGTATGTTTGTAAGGTTTCCAATTATATTGGTGAGGCTAACCAGTCTGCGTGGCTCACCGTCACCAGACCCATGGCTGCAG ATATTGATGACAAGCCTGCTATGATGACCTCCCCTCTGTACCTGGAGATCATAATTTACTGCACAGGGGGCTTCCTCATCTGCTGCATGATCGTAACCGTCATCCTATACAAGATGAAGAGCACCACAAAGAAGACAGACTTCAACAGCCAGCTGGCTGTGCACAAGCTGGCAAAGAGCATCCCACTGCGCAGACAG GTGTCAGCTGACTCGAGCTCCTCCATGAACTCTGGAGTGATGCTTGTGCGTCCCTCACGGCTTTCTTCCAGTGGGACCCCAATGCTGGCAGGTGTTTCTGAGTACGAGCTGCCGGAAGACCCTCGCTGGGAGCTTCCCAGAGACAG gctgatcctgggCAAGCCATTGGGAGAAGGCTGCTTTGGACAGGTTGTACTGGCTGAGGCAATAGGTCTGGACAAGGACAAGCCAAACCGTGTGACTAAAGTAGCTGTGAAGATGCTGAAGT CCGATGCCACTGAAAAGGATCTGTCTGACTTGATTTCTGAAAtggagatgatgaagatgattGGCAAGCACAAGAATATCATCAACCTCCTTGGCGCTTGCACGCAGGATG GCCCACTCTATGTAATAGTGGAGTATGCATCCAAAGGGAACCTGAGGGAATACCTGCAGGCTCGGCGGCCCCCAGGCATGGAATACTGCTACAACCCTACCCATGTCCCAGAAGAGCAGCTGTCCTTCAAAGACCTGGTGTCCTGTGCATATCAAGTTGCCAGGGGCATGGAATATCTTGCATCCAAAAAG TGCATCCACCGAGATCTGGCTGCCAGGAACGTACTGGTGACTGAAGACAGTGTGATGAAGATTGCCGATTTTGGCCTGGCTAGAGACATTCATCACATAGACTATTACAAAAAGACAACAAAT GGTCGCTTGCCGGTCAAGTGGATGGCCCCAGAGGCTTTGTTTGACAGGATATACACCCATCAAAGTGATGT ATGGTCCTTTGGTGTTCTGCTGTGGGAGATCTTCACACTAGGTGGATCACCATACCCTGGCGTGCCAGTGGAAGAGCTCTTCAAGCTGCTGAAAGAGGGGCATCGGATGGACAAGCCCAGCAATTGCACCAATGAACT GTACATGATGATGCGAGATTGCTGGCATGCTGTTCCTTCCCAGAGGCCCACCTTTAAGCAGCTGGTAGAAGATTTAGATAGGATTGTGGCCATGACCTCTAACCAG GAGTACCTGGATCTCTCCATGCCACTGGACCAGTATTCTCCCAGTTTTCCAGATACCCGCAGCTCAACCTGCTCTTCAGGAGAGGACTCTGTGTTTTCCCATGATCCCCTCCCAGATGAACCATGTCTCCCCAAACACCCACCTCAGCTTGCCAACGGCGGACTCAAAAGGCGCTGA
- the FGFR1 gene encoding fibroblast growth factor receptor 1 isoform X1, translating to MFTWKSLVLWAVLVTATLSIARPAQTLPEQVLPKASNEVESYSVHPGELLQLRCRLRDDVQSINWVRDGVQLSENNRTRITGEEVEVRDAVPEDSGLYACMTNSPSGSETTYFLVNVSDALPSAEDDEDDDDSSSEEKEADSSRLNQAIAPYWTYPEKMEKKLHAVPAAKTVKFKCPSSGTPTPTLRWLKNGKEFKPDHRIGGYKVRHATWSIIMDSVVPSDKGNYTCIVENKYGTINHTYQLDVVERSPHRPILQAGLPANKTVSLGSNVEFVCKVYSDPQPHIQWLKHIEINGSRIGPSSLPYVQVLKHSGINSSDAEVLTLYNVTEAESGEYVCKVSNYIGEANQSAWLTVTRPMAADIDDKPAMMTSPLYLEIIIYCTGGFLICCMIVTVILYKMKSTTKKTDFNSQLAVHKLAKSIPLRRQVTVSADSSSSMNSGVMLVRPSRLSSSGTPMLAGVSEYELPEDPRWELPRDRLILGKPLGEGCFGQVVLAEAIGLDKDKPNRVTKVAVKMLKSDATEKDLSDLISEMEMMKMIGKHKNIINLLGACTQDGPLYVIVEYASKGNLREYLQARRPPGMEYCYNPTHVPEEQLSFKDLVSCAYQVARGMEYLASKKCIHRDLAARNVLVTEDSVMKIADFGLARDIHHIDYYKKTTNGRLPVKWMAPEALFDRIYTHQSDVWSFGVLLWEIFTLGGSPYPGVPVEELFKLLKEGHRMDKPSNCTNELYMMMRDCWHAVPSQRPTFKQLVEDLDRIVAMTSNQEYLDLSMPLDQYSPSFPDTRSSTCSSGEDSVFSHDPLPDEPCLPKHPPQLANGGLKRR from the exons TTCTACCCAAAGCAAGCAATGAAGTGGAGTCTTATTCAGTTCACCCTGGCGAGCTCCTCCAGTTGCGCTGTCGGCTACGTGATGATGTTCAGAGTATCAACTGGGTACGAGATGGGGTCCAGCTGTCAGAAAACAATCGGACACGCATCACGGGGGAGGAGGTAGAGGTCAGGGACGCCGTGCCTGAGGACTCAGGGCTGTATGCCTGCATGACCAACAGTCCCTCGGGAAGCGAAACCACCTACTTCCTCGTGAATGTCTCAG ATGCTCTTCCTTCtgctgaagatgatgaagatgatgatgattcctCCTcagaggaaaaggaagcagatagcTCCAGACTAAACC AAGCCATAGCTCCCTACTGGACATACCCTGAAAAGATGGAGAAGAAGCTTCATGCTGTTCCCGCTGCTAAGACCGTGAAATTTAAGTGTCCGTCCAGTGGGACTCCTACCCCTACACTGCGCTGGCTGAAGAACGGCAAGGAGTTCAAGCCTGATCATCGGATTGGTGGATACAAG GTTCGTCATGCAACCTGGAGTATCATCATGGACTCAGTGGTGCCATCAGATAAAGGAAACTACACCTGCATTGTGGAGAACAAATATGGGACCATTAACCACACCTATCAGCTTGATGTAGTTG AGAGGTCACCACACCGCCCTATCCTACAAGCAGGGCTCCCAGCTAACAAGACTGTCTCCCTGGGTAGCAATGTGGAATTTGTTTGCAAAGTTTACAGTGACCCTCAGCCTCACATCCAGTGGTTGAAgcacattgaaatcaatggaagtCGAATTGGGCCAAGTAGTTTGCCTTATGTGCAGGTTTTGAAG CATTCGGGAATTAATAGCTCCGATGCGGAGGTGCTGACCCTGTATAATGTGACAGAGGCTGAAAGCGGGGAGTATGTTTGTAAGGTTTCCAATTATATTGGTGAGGCTAACCAGTCTGCGTGGCTCACCGTCACCAGACCCATGGCTGCAG ATATTGATGACAAGCCTGCTATGATGACCTCCCCTCTGTACCTGGAGATCATAATTTACTGCACAGGGGGCTTCCTCATCTGCTGCATGATCGTAACCGTCATCCTATACAAGATGAAGAGCACCACAAAGAAGACAGACTTCAACAGCCAGCTGGCTGTGCACAAGCTGGCAAAGAGCATCCCACTGCGCAGACAGGTAACAG TGTCAGCTGACTCGAGCTCCTCCATGAACTCTGGAGTGATGCTTGTGCGTCCCTCACGGCTTTCTTCCAGTGGGACCCCAATGCTGGCAGGTGTTTCTGAGTACGAGCTGCCGGAAGACCCTCGCTGGGAGCTTCCCAGAGACAG gctgatcctgggCAAGCCATTGGGAGAAGGCTGCTTTGGACAGGTTGTACTGGCTGAGGCAATAGGTCTGGACAAGGACAAGCCAAACCGTGTGACTAAAGTAGCTGTGAAGATGCTGAAGT CCGATGCCACTGAAAAGGATCTGTCTGACTTGATTTCTGAAAtggagatgatgaagatgattGGCAAGCACAAGAATATCATCAACCTCCTTGGCGCTTGCACGCAGGATG GCCCACTCTATGTAATAGTGGAGTATGCATCCAAAGGGAACCTGAGGGAATACCTGCAGGCTCGGCGGCCCCCAGGCATGGAATACTGCTACAACCCTACCCATGTCCCAGAAGAGCAGCTGTCCTTCAAAGACCTGGTGTCCTGTGCATATCAAGTTGCCAGGGGCATGGAATATCTTGCATCCAAAAAG TGCATCCACCGAGATCTGGCTGCCAGGAACGTACTGGTGACTGAAGACAGTGTGATGAAGATTGCCGATTTTGGCCTGGCTAGAGACATTCATCACATAGACTATTACAAAAAGACAACAAAT GGTCGCTTGCCGGTCAAGTGGATGGCCCCAGAGGCTTTGTTTGACAGGATATACACCCATCAAAGTGATGT ATGGTCCTTTGGTGTTCTGCTGTGGGAGATCTTCACACTAGGTGGATCACCATACCCTGGCGTGCCAGTGGAAGAGCTCTTCAAGCTGCTGAAAGAGGGGCATCGGATGGACAAGCCCAGCAATTGCACCAATGAACT GTACATGATGATGCGAGATTGCTGGCATGCTGTTCCTTCCCAGAGGCCCACCTTTAAGCAGCTGGTAGAAGATTTAGATAGGATTGTGGCCATGACCTCTAACCAG GAGTACCTGGATCTCTCCATGCCACTGGACCAGTATTCTCCCAGTTTTCCAGATACCCGCAGCTCAACCTGCTCTTCAGGAGAGGACTCTGTGTTTTCCCATGATCCCCTCCCAGATGAACCATGTCTCCCCAAACACCCACCTCAGCTTGCCAACGGCGGACTCAAAAGGCGCTGA